A region of Carassius gibelio isolate Cgi1373 ecotype wild population from Czech Republic chromosome B11, carGib1.2-hapl.c, whole genome shotgun sequence DNA encodes the following proteins:
- the cdkl5 gene encoding cyclin-dependent kinase-like 5 isoform X2 — protein MKIPDIGNVMNKFEVLGIVGEGAYGVVLKCRHKETKELVAIKKFKDSEENEEVKETTLRELKMLRTLKQDNIVELKEAFRRRGKLYLVFEYVEKNMLELLEELPNGAPPDKVRSYIFQLIKAIHWCHKNEIVHRDIKPENLLISSNDILKLCDFGFARNLSEGSDANYTEYVATRWYRSPELLLGAPYGKAVDMWSVGCILGELSDGQPLFPGESEIDQLFTIQKVLGPLPPEQMKLFYNNPRFAGLRFPSVSHPQTLDRRYLGIINGLMLDLIKNLLCLNPTERFLTEQCLNHPVFQGLRGPERPAAPSPTPPRSSKRKPYHGDNTIPSRSHGSKSSGHRHTNSKDCSSLPRHEDLHRSTDSFLNGSNMATSSTLSPTLHPKSYQAQTLSRSASSSKDLANNNLPHLLSPKDAKGKTEFDFNLGPKAGGATVGGDTSTSKYLKSSKQGRHSSFLEGKTSTLQSGDKHSRHNYMESSHGSMPSTSSSKSSSSFLSLSKSHGALNDAKSVNNLAETRLHLDDPMVGSGSGSRYFPSSCLDLNAAPGSPRGERHAGTERQGHSPSGRGNARLEGGTLDSRRSSGRKKTPDEPKATDTLDPSRAAGAGGGHAHNLPSPHESYPYGLGYTSPFSSQQRPHRHSMYVRRERHRPHGQEVNLVVGQGVPTRASSLQLLSPQLQHRTLPRHNTSSSREELAQDLSRAGMYHDTHMEDGTSSKENRMIYSDSMPRRVGSFYRVPSPRPDNTFHESAGQSRVPAVAAESTAMTNHPKRQTNFDPWNNRNNSEAMVMNPPEVPKPKEKQGFFRAIKKKKKKSQPTDGNVGRNPSIKKSLFPLFNSKNSLKHNSSVKVLPVVPQPMVPSEAQQEQLVIQRPVKSSSHHSSRHRNRDRDRERDLERDRERDRDRNRERDRDRDRDNTWAPEKQTDVQPQNQPLKSLRKLLHLSSPATSNQPQPPDRSAELRFQPLPNPPSKGNLNEARGLPPGSVTPNTKSRKPHNYPLPGQIESSWHVTALNRAEGAPYPDQMANKGGQNGIGFTRPARARMPNLNDLKETAL, from the exons GAGACAAAAGAGCTTGTGGCCATTAAGAAGTTCAAGGACAGCGAAG AGAATGAGGAAGTTAAAGAGACGACGCTACGAGAGCTCAAGATGCTCCGTACGCTGAAGCAAGACAACATCGTAGAACTGAAAGAGGCTTTCCGTCGACGGGGAAAACTCTATCTAGTGTTTGAATATGTGGAGAAG AATATGCTGGAGTTGTTGGAGGAATTGCCCAATGGTGCACCACCTGATAAAGTACGGAGCTACATCTTTCAGCTGATCAAAGCTATTCACTGGTGCCACAAAAATGAGATCGTTCACAGGG ATATCAAGCCTGAAAATCTCCTCATCAGCTCCAATGATATCCTGAAGCTATGTGATTTTG GCTTTGCCCGCAATCTTTCTGAAGGCAGCGATGCTAACTACACAGAATATGTGGCGACCAGGTGGTACCGCTCACCTGAACTGCTCCTTGG AGCTCCATATGGGAAGGCGGTGGACATGTGGTCAGTGGGGTGTATTTTGGGAGAACTGAGCGATGGGCAGCCCCTGTTTCCGGGCGAGAGTGAAATCGACCAGCTCTTCACCATTCAGAAGGTTTTGGGCCCCTTACCACCAGAACAGATGAAGCTGTTTTACAACAACCCTCGTTTTGCTGGACTAAGA TTTCCTTCTGTAAGTCATCCTCAAACGCTTGATCGAAGGTACCTGGGCATCATCAATGGACTCATGTTGGATTTAATAAAG AACCTGCTGTGCCTGAACCCCACTGAACGCTTTCTGACAGAACAGTGTCTGAACCACCCAGTGTTTCAAGGCCTTAGAGGGCCAGAGCGGCCAGCTGCCCCGTCGCCCACCCCACCTCGCTCCTCAAAGAGAAAACCATACCATGGAGACAACACCATACCCAGCCG GAGCCATGGCAGTAAGAGTTCAGGACACCGGCACACTAACAGCAAGGACTGCTCTTCTCTACCACGCCATGAGGACCTCCACCGGAGCACCGACAGCTTCCTGAACGGCAGCAACATGGCGACCTCATCCACCCTGAGTCCCACGCTACACCCCAAGAGCTACCAGGCTCAGACCCTGAGCCGCTCGGCCTCTAGCAGCAAAGACCTGGCCAACAACAACCTTCCCCACCTCCTCAGCCCCAAAGACGCAAAGGGAAAAACAGAGTTTGATTTCAACCTGGGGCCTAAAGCTGGAGGTGCCACTGTGGGAGGAGACACCTCTACCAGCAAGTACCTCAAGTCGTCCAAACAAGGCCGCCACTCTTCCTTCCTGGAAGGGAAGACCAGCACGCTGCAGTCTGGGGACAAACACAGTCGCCATAACTACATGGAGTCCTCGCACGGATCCATGCCTTCCACATCCTCCTCCAAAAGCTCCTCGTCCTTCCTCAGTCTGTCCAAGAGCCACGGAGCACTGAACGATGCTAAGTCCGTGAACAATCTGGCCGAGACACGACTCCACCTAGACGATCCCATGGTGGGGTCAGGCTCAGGCTCCCGCTACTTCCCGTCCAGCTGTCTGGATCTAAACGCGGCTCCTGGGAGCCCCAGAGGCGAACGGCATGCTGGGACGGAGCGGCAGGGTCACAGCCCTAGCGGTCGGGGGAACGCGCGTCTAGAAGGGGGCACTCTGGATTCGCGACGTTCTTCTGGTCGGAAAAAAACACCGGATGAACCGAAGGCTACAGACACACTGGACCCAAGCAGGGCTGCGGGAGCAGGAGGTGGCCACGCTCACAACCTGCCCTCCCCCCATGAATCCTATCCTTACGGTCTCGGCTACACCAGCCCGTTTTCCTCGCAGCAGCGACCTCATCGCCACTCCATGTACGTGCGGAGAGAGCGACACCGGCCGCACGGCCAGGAGGTGAATCTGGTGGTCGGGCAGGGAGTGCCAACACGTGCCAGCAGCCTACAACTCCTCTCGCCGCAGCTCCAGCATCGCACACTCCCACGCCACAACACCAGTTCCTCTCGAGAAGAACTCGCGCAAGATCTGAGCAGG GCTGGGATGTACCATGACACTCATATGGAGGATGGAACCTCATCCAAGGAAAACAGAATGATCTACAGTGACTCGATGCCGCGCAGAGTGGGAAGTTTTTACAGAG TCCCCTCTCCTCGACCTGACAACACGTTCCATGAGAGTGCCGGACAGAGTAGAGTGCCAGCGGTGGCGGCGGAAAGCACAGCCATGACAAACCACCCCAAACGTCAGACCAATTTCGACCCCTG GAATAACAGGAATAATTCAGAGGCCATGGTTATGAACCCACCAGAGGTCCCTAAACCGAAAGAAAAACAAGGTTTCTTTAGAGccataaagaagaaaaagaagaagtcacAGCCG ACGGACGGCAACGTGGGAAGGAACCCGAGCATCAAGAAAAGCCTTTTCCCCCTCTTTAACTCAAAGAATAGCTTAAAGCATAACTCTTCTGTCAAAGTGCTCCCTGTTGTCCCGCAGCCCATG GTTCCTAGTGAGGCCCAGCAAGAGCAGCTAGTGATACAGAGACCAGTCAAATCCTCGTCTCATCACAGCAGTCGACACCGCAACCGAGATCGTGACCGGGAACGCGACCTGGAAAGGGACAGGGAGCGTGACCGGGATCGAAACCGTGAGAGGGATCGCGATCGGGACAGGGACAACACTTGGGCGCCCGAAAAGCAGACAGATGTGCAGCctcag AACCAGCCTCTGAAGTCCCTGCGGAAGCTCCTACACCTCTCCTCTCCTGCTACGTCCAATCAGCCCCAGCCTCCAGATCGCTCGGCAGAACTGCGCTTCCAGCCCCTGCCTAACCCCCCTTCCAAAGGAAACCTGAACGAGGCCAGAGGGCTCCCTCCGGGCAGCGTCACCCCCAACACCAAGAGCCGAAAACCCCACAACTACCCTCTGCCAGGGCAGATCGAGTCCAGCTGGCACGTTACTGCACTGAATCGGGCCGAGGGCGCACCGTACCCAGACCAAATGGCGAACAAAGGTGGGCAGAACGGTATCGGCTTTACCAGACCCGCCCGCGCGAGGATGCCGAACCTCAACGATTTGAAAGAAACAGCTCTTTAG
- the cdkl5 gene encoding cyclin-dependent kinase-like 5 isoform X3 produces MKIPDIGNVMNKFEVLGIVGEGAYGVVLKCRHKETKELVAIKKFKDSEENEEVKETTLRELKMLRTLKQDNIVELKEAFRRRGKLYLVFEYVEKNMLELLEELPNGAPPDKVRSYIFQLIKAIHWCHKNEIVHRDIKPENLLISSNDILKLCDFGFARNLSEGSDANYTEYVATRWYRSPELLLGAPYGKAVDMWSVGCILGELSDGQPLFPGESEIDQLFTIQKVLGPLPPEQMKLFYNNPRFAGLRFPSVSHPQTLDRRYLGIINGLMLDLIKNLLCLNPTERFLTEQCLNHPVFQGLRGPERPAAPSPTPPRSSKRKPYHGDNTIPSRSHGSKSSGHRHTNSKDCSSLPRHEDLHRSTDSFLNGSNMATSSTLSPTLHPKSYQAQTLSRSASSSKDLANNNLPHLLSPKDAKGKTEFDFNLGPKAGGATVGGDTSTSKYLKSSKQGRHSSFLEGKTSTLQSGDKHSRHNYMESSHGSMPSTSSSKSSSSFLSLSKSHGALNDAKSVNNLAETRLHLDDPMVGSGSGSRYFPSSCLDLNAAPGSPRGERHAGTERQGHSPSGRGNARLEGGTLDSRRSSGRKKTPDEPKATDTLDPSRAAGAGGGHAHNLPSPHESYPYGLGYTSPFSSQQRPHRHSMYVRRERHRPHGQEVNLVVGQGVPTRASSLQLLSPQLQHRTLPRHNTSSSREELAQDLSRNDQSPKEKPHSRPPIKDSTRDNTTSFHSQRPKNEAGMYHDTHMEDGTSSKENRMIYSDSMPRRVGSFYRVPSPRPDNTFHESAGQSRVPAVAAESTAMTNHPKRQTNFDPWNNRNNSEAMVMNPPEVPKPKEKQGFFRAIKKKKKKSQPVPSEAQQEQLVIQRPVKSSSHHSSRHRNRDRDRERDLERDRERDRDRNRERDRDRDRDNTWAPEKQTDVQPQNQPLKSLRKLLHLSSPATSNQPQPPDRSAELRFQPLPNPPSKGNLNEARGLPPGSVTPNTKSRKPHNYPLPGQIESSWHVTALNRAEGAPYPDQMANKGGQNGIGFTRPARARMPNLNDLKETAL; encoded by the exons GAGACAAAAGAGCTTGTGGCCATTAAGAAGTTCAAGGACAGCGAAG AGAATGAGGAAGTTAAAGAGACGACGCTACGAGAGCTCAAGATGCTCCGTACGCTGAAGCAAGACAACATCGTAGAACTGAAAGAGGCTTTCCGTCGACGGGGAAAACTCTATCTAGTGTTTGAATATGTGGAGAAG AATATGCTGGAGTTGTTGGAGGAATTGCCCAATGGTGCACCACCTGATAAAGTACGGAGCTACATCTTTCAGCTGATCAAAGCTATTCACTGGTGCCACAAAAATGAGATCGTTCACAGGG ATATCAAGCCTGAAAATCTCCTCATCAGCTCCAATGATATCCTGAAGCTATGTGATTTTG GCTTTGCCCGCAATCTTTCTGAAGGCAGCGATGCTAACTACACAGAATATGTGGCGACCAGGTGGTACCGCTCACCTGAACTGCTCCTTGG AGCTCCATATGGGAAGGCGGTGGACATGTGGTCAGTGGGGTGTATTTTGGGAGAACTGAGCGATGGGCAGCCCCTGTTTCCGGGCGAGAGTGAAATCGACCAGCTCTTCACCATTCAGAAGGTTTTGGGCCCCTTACCACCAGAACAGATGAAGCTGTTTTACAACAACCCTCGTTTTGCTGGACTAAGA TTTCCTTCTGTAAGTCATCCTCAAACGCTTGATCGAAGGTACCTGGGCATCATCAATGGACTCATGTTGGATTTAATAAAG AACCTGCTGTGCCTGAACCCCACTGAACGCTTTCTGACAGAACAGTGTCTGAACCACCCAGTGTTTCAAGGCCTTAGAGGGCCAGAGCGGCCAGCTGCCCCGTCGCCCACCCCACCTCGCTCCTCAAAGAGAAAACCATACCATGGAGACAACACCATACCCAGCCG GAGCCATGGCAGTAAGAGTTCAGGACACCGGCACACTAACAGCAAGGACTGCTCTTCTCTACCACGCCATGAGGACCTCCACCGGAGCACCGACAGCTTCCTGAACGGCAGCAACATGGCGACCTCATCCACCCTGAGTCCCACGCTACACCCCAAGAGCTACCAGGCTCAGACCCTGAGCCGCTCGGCCTCTAGCAGCAAAGACCTGGCCAACAACAACCTTCCCCACCTCCTCAGCCCCAAAGACGCAAAGGGAAAAACAGAGTTTGATTTCAACCTGGGGCCTAAAGCTGGAGGTGCCACTGTGGGAGGAGACACCTCTACCAGCAAGTACCTCAAGTCGTCCAAACAAGGCCGCCACTCTTCCTTCCTGGAAGGGAAGACCAGCACGCTGCAGTCTGGGGACAAACACAGTCGCCATAACTACATGGAGTCCTCGCACGGATCCATGCCTTCCACATCCTCCTCCAAAAGCTCCTCGTCCTTCCTCAGTCTGTCCAAGAGCCACGGAGCACTGAACGATGCTAAGTCCGTGAACAATCTGGCCGAGACACGACTCCACCTAGACGATCCCATGGTGGGGTCAGGCTCAGGCTCCCGCTACTTCCCGTCCAGCTGTCTGGATCTAAACGCGGCTCCTGGGAGCCCCAGAGGCGAACGGCATGCTGGGACGGAGCGGCAGGGTCACAGCCCTAGCGGTCGGGGGAACGCGCGTCTAGAAGGGGGCACTCTGGATTCGCGACGTTCTTCTGGTCGGAAAAAAACACCGGATGAACCGAAGGCTACAGACACACTGGACCCAAGCAGGGCTGCGGGAGCAGGAGGTGGCCACGCTCACAACCTGCCCTCCCCCCATGAATCCTATCCTTACGGTCTCGGCTACACCAGCCCGTTTTCCTCGCAGCAGCGACCTCATCGCCACTCCATGTACGTGCGGAGAGAGCGACACCGGCCGCACGGCCAGGAGGTGAATCTGGTGGTCGGGCAGGGAGTGCCAACACGTGCCAGCAGCCTACAACTCCTCTCGCCGCAGCTCCAGCATCGCACACTCCCACGCCACAACACCAGTTCCTCTCGAGAAGAACTCGCGCAAGATCTGAGCAGG AATGACCAGTCTCCCAAAGAGAAGCCTCATTCTCGACCCCCGATTAAAGATTCTACGAGGGACAACACCACTTCCTTCCACTCACAACGCCCAAAAAACGAG GCTGGGATGTACCATGACACTCATATGGAGGATGGAACCTCATCCAAGGAAAACAGAATGATCTACAGTGACTCGATGCCGCGCAGAGTGGGAAGTTTTTACAGAG TCCCCTCTCCTCGACCTGACAACACGTTCCATGAGAGTGCCGGACAGAGTAGAGTGCCAGCGGTGGCGGCGGAAAGCACAGCCATGACAAACCACCCCAAACGTCAGACCAATTTCGACCCCTG GAATAACAGGAATAATTCAGAGGCCATGGTTATGAACCCACCAGAGGTCCCTAAACCGAAAGAAAAACAAGGTTTCTTTAGAGccataaagaagaaaaagaagaagtcacAGCCG GTTCCTAGTGAGGCCCAGCAAGAGCAGCTAGTGATACAGAGACCAGTCAAATCCTCGTCTCATCACAGCAGTCGACACCGCAACCGAGATCGTGACCGGGAACGCGACCTGGAAAGGGACAGGGAGCGTGACCGGGATCGAAACCGTGAGAGGGATCGCGATCGGGACAGGGACAACACTTGGGCGCCCGAAAAGCAGACAGATGTGCAGCctcag AACCAGCCTCTGAAGTCCCTGCGGAAGCTCCTACACCTCTCCTCTCCTGCTACGTCCAATCAGCCCCAGCCTCCAGATCGCTCGGCAGAACTGCGCTTCCAGCCCCTGCCTAACCCCCCTTCCAAAGGAAACCTGAACGAGGCCAGAGGGCTCCCTCCGGGCAGCGTCACCCCCAACACCAAGAGCCGAAAACCCCACAACTACCCTCTGCCAGGGCAGATCGAGTCCAGCTGGCACGTTACTGCACTGAATCGGGCCGAGGGCGCACCGTACCCAGACCAAATGGCGAACAAAGGTGGGCAGAACGGTATCGGCTTTACCAGACCCGCCCGCGCGAGGATGCCGAACCTCAACGATTTGAAAGAAACAGCTCTTTAG
- the cdkl5 gene encoding cyclin-dependent kinase-like 5 isoform X1 → MKIPDIGNVMNKFEVLGIVGEGAYGVVLKCRHKETKELVAIKKFKDSEENEEVKETTLRELKMLRTLKQDNIVELKEAFRRRGKLYLVFEYVEKNMLELLEELPNGAPPDKVRSYIFQLIKAIHWCHKNEIVHRDIKPENLLISSNDILKLCDFGFARNLSEGSDANYTEYVATRWYRSPELLLGAPYGKAVDMWSVGCILGELSDGQPLFPGESEIDQLFTIQKVLGPLPPEQMKLFYNNPRFAGLRFPSVSHPQTLDRRYLGIINGLMLDLIKNLLCLNPTERFLTEQCLNHPVFQGLRGPERPAAPSPTPPRSSKRKPYHGDNTIPSRSHGSKSSGHRHTNSKDCSSLPRHEDLHRSTDSFLNGSNMATSSTLSPTLHPKSYQAQTLSRSASSSKDLANNNLPHLLSPKDAKGKTEFDFNLGPKAGGATVGGDTSTSKYLKSSKQGRHSSFLEGKTSTLQSGDKHSRHNYMESSHGSMPSTSSSKSSSSFLSLSKSHGALNDAKSVNNLAETRLHLDDPMVGSGSGSRYFPSSCLDLNAAPGSPRGERHAGTERQGHSPSGRGNARLEGGTLDSRRSSGRKKTPDEPKATDTLDPSRAAGAGGGHAHNLPSPHESYPYGLGYTSPFSSQQRPHRHSMYVRRERHRPHGQEVNLVVGQGVPTRASSLQLLSPQLQHRTLPRHNTSSSREELAQDLSRNDQSPKEKPHSRPPIKDSTRDNTTSFHSQRPKNEAGMYHDTHMEDGTSSKENRMIYSDSMPRRVGSFYRVPSPRPDNTFHESAGQSRVPAVAAESTAMTNHPKRQTNFDPWNNRNNSEAMVMNPPEVPKPKEKQGFFRAIKKKKKKSQPTDGNVGRNPSIKKSLFPLFNSKNSLKHNSSVKVLPVVPQPMVPSEAQQEQLVIQRPVKSSSHHSSRHRNRDRDRERDLERDRERDRDRNRERDRDRDRDNTWAPEKQTDVQPQNQPLKSLRKLLHLSSPATSNQPQPPDRSAELRFQPLPNPPSKGNLNEARGLPPGSVTPNTKSRKPHNYPLPGQIESSWHVTALNRAEGAPYPDQMANKGGQNGIGFTRPARARMPNLNDLKETAL, encoded by the exons GAGACAAAAGAGCTTGTGGCCATTAAGAAGTTCAAGGACAGCGAAG AGAATGAGGAAGTTAAAGAGACGACGCTACGAGAGCTCAAGATGCTCCGTACGCTGAAGCAAGACAACATCGTAGAACTGAAAGAGGCTTTCCGTCGACGGGGAAAACTCTATCTAGTGTTTGAATATGTGGAGAAG AATATGCTGGAGTTGTTGGAGGAATTGCCCAATGGTGCACCACCTGATAAAGTACGGAGCTACATCTTTCAGCTGATCAAAGCTATTCACTGGTGCCACAAAAATGAGATCGTTCACAGGG ATATCAAGCCTGAAAATCTCCTCATCAGCTCCAATGATATCCTGAAGCTATGTGATTTTG GCTTTGCCCGCAATCTTTCTGAAGGCAGCGATGCTAACTACACAGAATATGTGGCGACCAGGTGGTACCGCTCACCTGAACTGCTCCTTGG AGCTCCATATGGGAAGGCGGTGGACATGTGGTCAGTGGGGTGTATTTTGGGAGAACTGAGCGATGGGCAGCCCCTGTTTCCGGGCGAGAGTGAAATCGACCAGCTCTTCACCATTCAGAAGGTTTTGGGCCCCTTACCACCAGAACAGATGAAGCTGTTTTACAACAACCCTCGTTTTGCTGGACTAAGA TTTCCTTCTGTAAGTCATCCTCAAACGCTTGATCGAAGGTACCTGGGCATCATCAATGGACTCATGTTGGATTTAATAAAG AACCTGCTGTGCCTGAACCCCACTGAACGCTTTCTGACAGAACAGTGTCTGAACCACCCAGTGTTTCAAGGCCTTAGAGGGCCAGAGCGGCCAGCTGCCCCGTCGCCCACCCCACCTCGCTCCTCAAAGAGAAAACCATACCATGGAGACAACACCATACCCAGCCG GAGCCATGGCAGTAAGAGTTCAGGACACCGGCACACTAACAGCAAGGACTGCTCTTCTCTACCACGCCATGAGGACCTCCACCGGAGCACCGACAGCTTCCTGAACGGCAGCAACATGGCGACCTCATCCACCCTGAGTCCCACGCTACACCCCAAGAGCTACCAGGCTCAGACCCTGAGCCGCTCGGCCTCTAGCAGCAAAGACCTGGCCAACAACAACCTTCCCCACCTCCTCAGCCCCAAAGACGCAAAGGGAAAAACAGAGTTTGATTTCAACCTGGGGCCTAAAGCTGGAGGTGCCACTGTGGGAGGAGACACCTCTACCAGCAAGTACCTCAAGTCGTCCAAACAAGGCCGCCACTCTTCCTTCCTGGAAGGGAAGACCAGCACGCTGCAGTCTGGGGACAAACACAGTCGCCATAACTACATGGAGTCCTCGCACGGATCCATGCCTTCCACATCCTCCTCCAAAAGCTCCTCGTCCTTCCTCAGTCTGTCCAAGAGCCACGGAGCACTGAACGATGCTAAGTCCGTGAACAATCTGGCCGAGACACGACTCCACCTAGACGATCCCATGGTGGGGTCAGGCTCAGGCTCCCGCTACTTCCCGTCCAGCTGTCTGGATCTAAACGCGGCTCCTGGGAGCCCCAGAGGCGAACGGCATGCTGGGACGGAGCGGCAGGGTCACAGCCCTAGCGGTCGGGGGAACGCGCGTCTAGAAGGGGGCACTCTGGATTCGCGACGTTCTTCTGGTCGGAAAAAAACACCGGATGAACCGAAGGCTACAGACACACTGGACCCAAGCAGGGCTGCGGGAGCAGGAGGTGGCCACGCTCACAACCTGCCCTCCCCCCATGAATCCTATCCTTACGGTCTCGGCTACACCAGCCCGTTTTCCTCGCAGCAGCGACCTCATCGCCACTCCATGTACGTGCGGAGAGAGCGACACCGGCCGCACGGCCAGGAGGTGAATCTGGTGGTCGGGCAGGGAGTGCCAACACGTGCCAGCAGCCTACAACTCCTCTCGCCGCAGCTCCAGCATCGCACACTCCCACGCCACAACACCAGTTCCTCTCGAGAAGAACTCGCGCAAGATCTGAGCAGG AATGACCAGTCTCCCAAAGAGAAGCCTCATTCTCGACCCCCGATTAAAGATTCTACGAGGGACAACACCACTTCCTTCCACTCACAACGCCCAAAAAACGAG GCTGGGATGTACCATGACACTCATATGGAGGATGGAACCTCATCCAAGGAAAACAGAATGATCTACAGTGACTCGATGCCGCGCAGAGTGGGAAGTTTTTACAGAG TCCCCTCTCCTCGACCTGACAACACGTTCCATGAGAGTGCCGGACAGAGTAGAGTGCCAGCGGTGGCGGCGGAAAGCACAGCCATGACAAACCACCCCAAACGTCAGACCAATTTCGACCCCTG GAATAACAGGAATAATTCAGAGGCCATGGTTATGAACCCACCAGAGGTCCCTAAACCGAAAGAAAAACAAGGTTTCTTTAGAGccataaagaagaaaaagaagaagtcacAGCCG ACGGACGGCAACGTGGGAAGGAACCCGAGCATCAAGAAAAGCCTTTTCCCCCTCTTTAACTCAAAGAATAGCTTAAAGCATAACTCTTCTGTCAAAGTGCTCCCTGTTGTCCCGCAGCCCATG GTTCCTAGTGAGGCCCAGCAAGAGCAGCTAGTGATACAGAGACCAGTCAAATCCTCGTCTCATCACAGCAGTCGACACCGCAACCGAGATCGTGACCGGGAACGCGACCTGGAAAGGGACAGGGAGCGTGACCGGGATCGAAACCGTGAGAGGGATCGCGATCGGGACAGGGACAACACTTGGGCGCCCGAAAAGCAGACAGATGTGCAGCctcag AACCAGCCTCTGAAGTCCCTGCGGAAGCTCCTACACCTCTCCTCTCCTGCTACGTCCAATCAGCCCCAGCCTCCAGATCGCTCGGCAGAACTGCGCTTCCAGCCCCTGCCTAACCCCCCTTCCAAAGGAAACCTGAACGAGGCCAGAGGGCTCCCTCCGGGCAGCGTCACCCCCAACACCAAGAGCCGAAAACCCCACAACTACCCTCTGCCAGGGCAGATCGAGTCCAGCTGGCACGTTACTGCACTGAATCGGGCCGAGGGCGCACCGTACCCAGACCAAATGGCGAACAAAGGTGGGCAGAACGGTATCGGCTTTACCAGACCCGCCCGCGCGAGGATGCCGAACCTCAACGATTTGAAAGAAACAGCTCTTTAG